CGATGAAAAACGTCGAATAATGACACATAAAGCCGAACGGTTGTCGTTGACTACAGCGGGAAGTAGTTATACTATGGAATTAGAGAATGCCTTTTGCCTTGAATTGCAGGAATTCAAGATGGAGCCGGGCATCAGAGCGCAGCTGCTCAGGAAGATCGAAATAGATGTTCAGATAATCCAGATCCATCTGTGTGCAGGAACGCTTCTTGCCGCTCTCCTGTGCGCTCTTTTGAAGATAATCAGAAGTGGCGTCTCTTGCAATGTCAGAGTGATCATTCACGAGATCATCCAGTCTGATGCGGTACAGTTTCGCCAGGGCTCTGAGCGTTTTCAGATCCGGAGTTCGGGTTCCACGTTCATAATTGGAATAGGTTTGCCGCTGAATATTCAGATATTTTGCAATGTCTTCCTGCGTGTAATGATACAGCTTACGGTATTTTACCAGCTGTGATCCCAGAACTTCATTATCCAAGAGCTCACCTCCCTGTCGACAGTTTATCTTAAAGCATATCCGCTTTTGTCAGAATGTATCCTCCCACATTATAGCAACCGGGGAGAAAAATATCTTGGGAGGCAACGAAAAGTAGCTGAAATACAGGTAAAAGCAACGAAATGATGTGAAGGAGGAAATGATATGACGGAAAAGGAAATGGTAGATTTTGTAGTGAATCACGCGCATGATACAGATGAGGCGATAAGAGAACAGGTTCGGAAATGCTGGGAGCTGATCGTGGTCAGAGGCAGGCAGCTGGAGAAGAATGCTGTGCATGTTGTCGTGCCGGAAGGCGGGCTGACGCCGCAGCAGATGCTGGATGTGCTTCTTGCAAAGATTGAAAGAGACGGGATAGAATCCGTGGCAGAGACGATGTCTGCAGAGTAAACGGCCATACAGGGATGCTGCATGGCCGTCCCCCCGATCCTAAGTACGGCTTTTTCGCTGATTGTTATTTGTTCAGATACGCATGCATAAAGGCATCAATGATCAGACGCACAGATGGCGGCGTCTTCCGATAGGTGTCTATATGCGACTGCTCCGATAGATTCAGATCGCATGGATTCAGCTGCTCGTATTTTCTGGGATTGTCTGAATTTCCGATGAGATAATCCACAGAAGTTTCGAAAAAGCGGGACAATAAGATCAATGTCCGGATATCGGGCTCGGCCAGATCATTTTCATATTTATAAATCGCCTGCTGCGTGACACCGATCTGTTCACCAAGCTTTTGCTGACTGAGCTGGCGGTCTTCACGCAGTGTTTTCAAATTTTTGACCAAATGACACGGCCTCCTTCCTGCTACTGTTTATTGTAGCAAGAAAGGGGAATACTACGCAAAACTATAACGTTGTCGAATTCGACAACAAAAAAGATTTATCGACAAGAGATTCCCGGGGAAGCCTGCTTAAAGTACTGTTGTGATACGCCGTGGAAAATGTCACTTCCTGCCCGAACCAGTCGGGAGGCGTGAAGCGCCGGGCAGCCGTCTCGTCCGGGAACTCCACCTCGGCCAGGCAGAGTGGATCAAAGGGGGCATCGAAGACATCTAGTTCTGCGGTCAGACCATCGGAAAGGGGAATGAGATAGCGCTTTTTGCTGATCAGATTCCCGTCTGCTTTGGGGAGCAGGTGCTCGTAGGCTTCCGCGGTGAGAGGCAGGTTGTATTCTTCCCGTACCATAAGGCCTTTGGATTTATAAGTGAGATAATAGGAGTTGTCTTCCCGACGGATGCGGATCACCGGATCTGTATTCAGGTACGCCTGCTGGATCAGATGGAAGGGGTAGGATTCGGGGGAAAAGGGCAGCTGCCGAATCAGATATTTGCGTTCGATTTCCATAGAAAATCCTCCTGAAAATGGGGATATTCCTGCAGATAAATTTTTATGGGATCATAAGATCTGTCCGCAGGAACATACAAGTGAACGGTAACATATATGAAGTATAGCCTCAAAGACAGCATTTGACAAGCGCTTGGGCAGATGATATAATCATGTCATCTCATTTGCGGGTTCTCCGCAGATTACTTCCACAACAAACAAATAAATAGTGACAGGAGTAAGTATGCCCGAAAGAATCATAGCGGGCCGTTACGAGGTACTTGACATGTGCGGGAAAGGCGGCACTGCGCAGGTGTTTTTGGTGCGCCGCCGGAGGGATCAGAAGCTGTTTGCGGCGAAGGTCATACATGCCGGTATGCCTTTTACGGACGGCCAGCGGGAAGGGGCGCTTTTGCGCCGGATAAAGGATCGCGCTGTCCCAACGCTGGAGGAGTGCTTTGTCTGGGAGGGACAGTGCGTGCTCATCATGGAATGGCGCCCGGGAAAAACGCTGGAGCAGAGGGTACAGGAGGACGGCGGCCTGGGGCTGTGGGAGACACTGTGCCTGGGCATTCGTCTGGCCGGGCTGCTTCAAAAGCTGCATGGGCAGAAGCCTCCGATTTTTTATCTGGATCTGAAGCCCTCCAACATTTTGCTGAAGCCTGTAAGAGGAAAGGCAGCGCCGGTCATCCGGTTTGGGGCTCTTGTGGATTTTGGGTGCGCCAGGGAGGCAGACGAAGACGGTAACCTGCGGGCCACCGGCATGGGGACGGAAGGGTTTGCAGCACCGGAGCAGCGCCTGGCCGGGCAGACCGTGACAGCAGCGGCGGATGTGTACGGGCTAGCGGCAACGCTGTTCTATGCGGCGGCCAATCCGCACAGAAGCAAACGGCTGCAGGCGGTGGTGGAACGGGCGCTCGCACCAGATCCGAAGGATCGATATCCTTCCATGGAGGCATTTCGCCGGGCGCTGTGTCGATGTGTGCCGGATTGCTTTTTGCCGTGCCTTTCCGGGAAAAAGGGAATGGGCCTGCTGCTGACCGCAGTTGCCGTGTTCCTGCTTACGGGGGCCGGTGTTAGACAGTGGACGGTGAACCGATGGGAACAGGACATCATGGACTGCGTTGCCGGGGAGTTTGATGCAGACAGGGAAGATCAGCTGTACAGGCTGCTGGAACAGCCACCGTGGCCGGGAAGCACAGCAGCAGATGTGCTGGAGAAGGACAAGGCGTTTTGCCTGGAACTGGGGCAAAGACTCTGGCGGCAGGAGACGGGCGTTTCTGCCAGAAAAGAGAGCTGTCGGTGGCTGGAACTTGGTGCGGCGGGGGAAGCGGAAAAGGAGAGATACCGGTG
Above is a window of Oscillospiraceae bacterium NTUH-002-81 DNA encoding:
- a CDS encoding helix-turn-helix transcriptional regulator — protein: MDNEVLGSQLVKYRKLYHYTQEDIAKYLNIQRQTYSNYERGTRTPDLKTLRALAKLYRIRLDDLVNDHSDIARDATSDYLQKSAQESGKKRSCTQMDLDYLNIYFDLPEQLRSDARLHLEFLQFKAKGIL
- a CDS encoding helix-turn-helix transcriptional regulator, with protein sequence MVKNLKTLREDRQLSQQKLGEQIGVTQQAIYKYENDLAEPDIRTLILLSRFFETSVDYLIGNSDNPRKYEQLNPCDLNLSEQSHIDTYRKTPPSVRLIIDAFMHAYLNK
- a CDS encoding CYTH domain-containing protein gives rise to the protein MEIERKYLIRQLPFSPESYPFHLIQQAYLNTDPVIRIRREDNSYYLTYKSKGLMVREEYNLPLTAEAYEHLLPKADGNLISKKRYLIPLSDGLTAELDVFDAPFDPLCLAEVEFPDETAARRFTPPDWFGQEVTFSTAYHNSTLSRLPRESLVDKSFLLSNSTTL
- a CDS encoding serine/threonine-protein kinase; amino-acid sequence: MPERIIAGRYEVLDMCGKGGTAQVFLVRRRRDQKLFAAKVIHAGMPFTDGQREGALLRRIKDRAVPTLEECFVWEGQCVLIMEWRPGKTLEQRVQEDGGLGLWETLCLGIRLAGLLQKLHGQKPPIFYLDLKPSNILLKPVRGKAAPVIRFGALVDFGCAREADEDGNLRATGMGTEGFAAPEQRLAGQTVTAAADVYGLAATLFYAAANPHRSKRLQAVVERALAPDPKDRYPSMEAFRRALCRCVPDCFLPCLSGKKGMGLLLTAVAVFLLTGAGVRQWTVNRWEQDIMDCVAGEFDADREDQLYRLLEQPPWPGSTAADVLEKDKAFCLELGQRLWRQETGVSARKESCRWLELGAAGEAEKERYRCLAIYYRCLEMGQKPEVQETMEALEALSWMVSVREDALLPVTAKELLRCVYALPGEQLQTDQVAAILEKLCRRLADGQLRGKQAQGEQELEEIRATAEELLELSRRGEKHI